Proteins from one Cryptomeria japonica chromosome 4, Sugi_1.0, whole genome shotgun sequence genomic window:
- the LOC131052833 gene encoding uncharacterized protein LOC131052833, which translates to MAGTGSASASSSSVANVRNENTPFKIDQDSPLWHYTTMIKPVSGGGGFVWRCNHCGTEYTSSYYRVKGHLCFIPGRGIKFCKGSDGKGLPKALVLGYIKEQEEADRRSSKAKTDHPLVHQSSMSKRPSSSMGSTRPAGSHPFMQNPPVDAVENQNVVASRKRGPLDFAFKNELREIADSKIARCLYGNGLPFNLVRSPYFRDMVHTLCNTPSDYVCPGYEKVRTTLLAKEKASIELQLKVIKDTWQETGVTIVSDGWKDCKNRPLINVIAVCPKGAMFLKAVDCEGQVKDASFIANILIECIDMVGPQNVVQVVTDNAKNCRAAGTIVEATYGHIFWTPCAVHSLNLIMQKLGTQIDWVKKLYAEGEEIQMFVTNHHMSQAIFRTFSKLELLKVAETRFASHTLVLRRLLKVRDALSSMVINSLWSVWKQSHTERALKVRALILSEKWWDDVEYVLNFTEPIMSMIRYADTDRPCLGEIYDGMDCMVEKIKEVINRKENDPTETFFKVVQKIVVDRWNKMTTPLHLLAFALTPKFYSAEMLATPRRVPPYRDAKVASGYRAAFKKIYQDEETRNIVMREFGQFVFAKNHDVVALNARYGMDADEWWYVHGQGSIYLQPLAIKLNSQVASSS; encoded by the exons atggctggaactggaagtgcaagtgcaagctctagttcaGTTGCAAATGTCCGAAATGAAAATACcccctttaaaattgatcaagattcaccactttggcattatacaacaatgatcaagccagtgtctggtggtgggggttttgtttggcgatgcaaccattgtggcactgagtataccagctcatactatcgagtgaaaggccacctttgtttcatccctgggcgtggaataaaattttgtaagggatcagatggcaaggggctgccaaaagctctagttttgggatATATTAAAGAACAAGAGGAAGCTGATAGGAGAAGTAGCAAAGCAAAGACTGATCATCCTCTTGTCCATCAAAGCTCAATGTCTAAGAGGCCTTCTAGTAGCATGGGCTCCACAAGACCAGCTGGTTCACATCCTTTCATGCAAAACCCACCAGTTGATGCAGTAGAGAATCAGAATGTTGTGGCTTCacggaaaagaggcccattggattttgccttcaaaaatgaactgagagagattgcagattccaaaattgcacgttgcctttatggcaatgggcttcctttcaaccttgttagatcaccttactttcgggacatggtgcatactctttgcaatacaccttctgattatgtttgtccagggtatgaaaaggtgagaaccaccttattggcaaaggagaaagcatccATAGAGTTACAGTTGAAggtcatcaaagatacatggcaggaaacaggtgtgaccattgtttctgatggatggaaagattgtaaaaataggccattgatcaatgttatagcagtgtgtcctaaaggggcaatgtttttgaaagcagtggattgtgaggggcaagtgaaagatgcaagtttcattgccaatatcttgatagaatgcattgacatggtggggcctcaaaatgttgtccaagttgtaactgacaatgctaaaaattgtagggcagcagggactatagtggaggctacatatggtcacatcttttggacaccatgcgcagtacactcactcaatttaatcatgcaaaagcttggcacacaaattgattgggtgaaaaaacTATATGCGGAgggcgaggagattcaaatgtttgtgactaatcatcatatgtcacaagccattttcaggaccttctccaagttggagttgttgaag gttgctgaaacacgatttgcatctcacacgctcgtcttaagacgacttctgAAGGTGCGAGAcgccttgagttctatggtcatcaacagcttgtggagtgtatggaagcagtcccacacagaaagagctctaaaagtaagagcattgatccttagtgagaaatggtgggatgatgtggaatatgttttgaatttcactgagcccatcatgagcatgatcaggtatgctgatactgatcgcccatgtttgggcgagatttatgatggcatggattgcatggtggaaaaaataaaagaagtaataaatagaaaagaaaatgatccaacggaaacatttttcaaagttgtgcagaaaattgttgttgaccgttggaacaagatgaccacccccttacatctcttagcatttgctttgacgccaaaattttatagtgcagagatgcttgcaacaccaaggagggtgccaccatatagagatgcaaaggttgcttctggctatagggctgcctttaaaaagatatatcaagatgaggagacaagaaatattgtcatgagggagtttggccaatttgtatttgcaaaaaatcatgatgttgtagctcttaatgctagatatgggatggatgctgatgagtggtggtatgtacatggtcaaggctccatttacttgcagcctcttgcaattaaacttaactcccaa gttgcaagttcttcttaA